The following are encoded in a window of Colletotrichum lupini chromosome 3, complete sequence genomic DNA:
- a CDS encoding flavin containing amine oxidoreductase → MAPPESPDTTPKVCYKYIWAEFVAQWKLENDLEASKNGYADLVDTNGLKPEAETVSGLAETLKPVTGGGVIPQKPGHFNVGIVGAGTAGLFTALAIDWINDTIAKEKGPEHLKITYEILEASDEERFGGRLYTHRFSKDGVHDYYDVGAMRFPRNAVMDRTFSLFKMLDIKEGKLGDRTHVDDPPRLIKYYLNDDENVCPTLFNNVRKVGNPYPKGSTEKDPFALNVGIAKNKQIPENLLQTSPGELFEEAIGIFIVYIKKYLDAYIDKKTPMPRAAEEKLWKILMKCDKMSVRQFLRTKGKVPGFPKEPDVPHGPGLSYNTIQWLETATYGTGWYDQSLTEAVLESIDFYITNDPAKVNDNWFCIDGGAQKIAEEMRKKINNQSAIKFNTQVVGMDANLQLNKRVTKSMTVMLRDSITGESLPSKDYFTVFSSATLGSMNRMDLSKAGLLWDTKQAIRCLGYGASCKVGIKFKTPWWQKEPYNIDQGGLARTDLAPQVCVYPSYNINKDVDPRDEPAVLLVSYTWGQTAQRLASLIASKPRGKSNADILKEEAELKQVMLRDLAFLHTEDHNNKEKLDDTLKMLNEQYVEHHAYDWYHDPHMAGAFAYFGPSQFSELYPAITKPNAGGQLYFVGEAASAHHAWVVGALESVVRALYLMFDALHQGSRNDPKMKDTYEAYKWAMDLLEFGYIKDHTAKGVKSATTTARPSPLPFFPLPAEMPRRRRNFDHLNLDEPDDSSDKGDFKATSARSATASERPHDLLVTESARFDAFSQPSAGKSVETASSPTRGEFSDHPAMKGTEEVPLTYGAALVALSTVESVISTLAELTEEELKDQLQKISNETASA, encoded by the exons ATGGCACCTCCAGAGTCCCCTGATACGACTCCAAAAGTCTGCTATAAATACATATGGGCCGAATTCGTCGCCCAGTGGAAGCTCGAGAACGACCTTGAAGCATCGAAGAACGGCTATGCTGATCTTGTAGACACTAATGGTCTGAAGCCGGAAGCCGAGACCGTCTCCGGATTGGCCGAGACCCTCAAACCGGTTACCGGTGGCGGCGTCATCCCCCAGAAGCCGGGGCACTTCAACGTCGGTATCGTTGGCGCCGGCACGGCTGGACTATTCACAGCTTTGGCCATTGACTGGATCAACGACACCATCGCAAAAGAGAAGGGACCTGAGCACCTTAAAATCACCTACGAAATCTTGGAGGCTTCAGATGAAGAACGATTCGGCGGCAGGCTCTATACTCACCGCTTCAGCAAGGATGGCGTGCACGATTACTACGATGTCGGAGCCATGCGTTTCCCTAGGAACGCGGTCATGGACAG AACCTTTAGCCTTTTCAAGATGTTGGACATTAAAGAGGGTAAATTGGGCGATCGCACGCATGTCGACGATCCTCCACGACTGATCAAGTATTACCTGAACGATGACGAAAATGTTTGTCCAACGCTCTTCAATAACGTCCGAAAGGTCGGCAATCCGTACCCGAAGGGTTCAACAGAGAAAGATCCTTTTGCACTCAATGTGGGCATTGCGAAAAACAAGCAAATTCCAGAGAA TCTTCTGCAAACTAGCCCAGGCGAGCTTTTCGAGGAAGCAATCGGGATTTTCATTGTATACATCAAGAAGTATCTCGATGCCTACATCGACAAGAAGACCCCAATGCCTCGCGCAGCTGAGGAGAAGCTCTGGAAAATCCTGATGAAGTGTGATAAGATGAGTGTCCGACAGTTCTTACGCAC GAAGGGGAAAGTTCCCGGCTTTCCCAAGGAACCCGACGTTCCCCACGGCCCAGGCTTGAGCTACAATACCATTCAATGGTTGGAGACTGCCACTTA CGGCACTGGCTGGTATGATCAAAGTCTGACCGAGGCCGTTCTGGAGAGTATCGACTTTTACATCACCAACGATCCCGCCAAGGTTAACGATAATTGGTTTTGCATCGACGGCGGCGCTCAGAAGATTGCGGAAGAGATGCGCAAGAAGATAAATAACCAATCGGCCATCAAATTCAACACCCAGGTCGTGGGCATGGATGCTAACTTGCAACTGAACAAGCGAGTGACCAAGTCTATGACTGTGATGCTTCGCGACAGTATCACTGGCGAATCTTTGCCTTCAAAGGACTACTTCACGGTGTTCAGTTCGGCAACATTGGGGTCGATGAACCGAATGGATCTTTCCAAAGCTGGTCTGCTCTGGGATACCAAGCAAGCCATTCGCTGCTTGGGCTACGGAGCTTCTTGCAAGGTCGGCATTAAGTTCAAGACGCCCTGGTGGCAGAAGGAGCCGTACAACATTGACCAAGGTGGCCTTGCCCGTACGGACCTGGCTCCTCAGGTCTGCGTCTACCCTTCCTATAACATCAACAAGGATGTCGATCCAAGGGACGAGCCTGCAGTTCTTCTCGTCTCCTACACTTGGGGACAGACAGCCCAGCGCCTGGCTAGTCTTATTGCGTCGAAGCCGCGCGGCAAGTCCAACGCGGACATACTCAAGGAAGAGGCTGAGCTGAAACAAGTGATGCTCCGAGACCTCGCTTTTCTCCACACTGAAGACCATAACAACAAGGAGAAACTCGATGACACTTTGAAGATGCTCAATGAGCAGTATGTGGAACACCACGCTTACGACTGGTACCATGATCCCCACATGGCTGGAGCATTCGCCTACTTCGGCCCTAGCCAGTTCAGCGAGCTGTACCCGGCCATCACCAAGCCTAACGCAGGTGGTCAACTGTACTTCGTCGGCGAAGCAGCCTCTGCACACCACGCCTGGGTTGTCGGGGCGCTCGAGAGTGTTGTGCGCGCACTCTACCTGATGTTTGATGCTCTACACCAGGGCAGTAGGAACGACCCCAAGATGAAGGACACATACGAGGCATACAAATGGGCCATGGACCTTCTCGAGTTCGGTTACATCAAGGACCACACAGCCAAGGGGGTGAAGTCTGCAACCACAACTGCCCGTCCCAGTCCCCTCCCATTTTTCCCGCTGCCCGCAGAGATGCCTCGGCGCCGCAGGAATTTTGATCACCTAAACCTCGATGAGCCTGACGATTCTAGCGACAAGGGCGACTTCAAGGCAACAAGTGCTAGGTCTGCGACGGCTTCCGAAAGGCCTCATGACCTTTTGGTCACTGAGAGTGCTCGGTTCGACGCCTTTTCTCAACCTTCCGCTGGAAAGAGCGTAGAGACAGCCAGTTCTCCGACCAGAGGGGAATTCTCAGATCATCCTGCCATGAAGGGTACTGAAGAGGTGCCGCTCACGTATGGCGCCGCTCTTGTTGCTCTTAGTACGGTCGAGTCGGTTATATCGACTTTGGCCGAACTAACGGAAGAGGAATTGAAGGATCAGTTACAGAAGATATCGAATGAGACGGCATCTGCGTAG
- a CDS encoding oxoglutarate dehydrogenase, translated as MMIRSACSICKGHTQQKLLHTKPSFFPSSRFCSISSPLNGIGGSRNGRTFTSTRSCRLEPSKGRSYATAVEAEEPRVLPSPIDSFLQGGTANYVDEMYLSWKKNPENVHVSWHTYFSNMEDPSVHSTQAYQPPPGIISPRHTPAIKSSLGADSSHVVDSLKTQNIVRAFQQYGHSAARISPLGDLGNATVKPHDDIPSTTNLSKYGFAAADLDREIVLGPELLPHLAQEHKTMKLRDIIATCEQIYCGSIGVEYHHVSDPTKRQWLRERIEAYHTSPPSPEEKKQILDNLIWATSLEHFLAAKFPNEKRFGLDGAEGLAPGLAALIDRCAEGHGVRDIVIGSCHRGRMNLMSTVYGKDFETLFRQFAGTEAFDTTKGQTGDVKYHFGMEGERATAGGKTVGISMLPNPSHLEAVDPVAQGKAKAVQHLKDDVDQSKVMFLALHGDAAFSGQGPVYETLNLSALKGYEVGGTVRIIVNNQIGFTTDSPDSRSTPYCTDLAKYIEAPIFHVNADDPEAVVFISKLAADWRAEFRSDIVVDVVCYRRFGHNEIDQASFTQPEMYKRIAEHRSLMDLYIEKLISEGGLSAEMAEQQKTWVWEQLEEKLARSKQPADRSLDATSEPTSAASTTASANAVDEAALSTITNAITSVPEGFNLHRNLQRILAAKKQAFDDGTIDWSTAEALAFGTLLRDGKSIRLSGQDVERGTFSQRHSVLHDQITQAEYTPLNHLDTPGAGTYSAINSPLSEFGVLGFDYGYSLAAPESLVVWEAQFGDFVNNAQVVVDQFISSGEAKWMLKSGLVMSLPHGYDGQGPEHSSARLGRFLELGSEDGRAWPEDLKRARREGNVRIVCMTTPANLFHALRRQVYSPEKKPLIIFFSKSLLRHPIARSPVSDLIGTSAFQPVLEDPEHGRGYILPREEIDRVILCSGQIYAALHKYREAKGIKDVAITRIEELHPFPWSEVKENLESYPNAQQIVWCQEEPYNGGAWQYMRDRLETVVENSGVLGGKKIVYAGRGTGAASATGSKKVHQAEETKLLEDAFEV; from the exons ATGATGATTCGATCCGCCTGCTCAATCTGTAAAGGCCATACACAACAAAAACTCTTGCACACGAAGCCGTCTTTCTTTCCTTCTTCGCGCTTTTGCAGTATCTCGTCCCCTCTCAACGGAATCGGAGGGTCAAGGAATGGCCGAACGTTCACCTCTACCAGATCATGTAGACTCGAGCCCTCGAAGGGTAGATCCTATGCTACGGCAGTAGAAGCAGAGGAACCAAGGGTTCTTCCG AGTCCCATAGACTCGTTCCTCCAGGGAGGAACAGCGAACTACGTCGACGAAATGTATCTTTCCTGGAAGAAGAACCCCGAAAACGTCCATGTATCATGGCATACATATTTCAGCAACATGGAAGACCCATCGGTACATTCGACGCAAGCTTATCAGCCACCGCCAGGCATAATCTCGCCCCGGCACACACCGGCCATCAAATCGTCTCTCGGTGCGGATTCGAGTCATGTTGTCGACTCTCTGAAGACCCAGAATATCGTTCGAGCGTTCCAGCAATATGGCCATTCAGCCGCAAGGATCAGCCCCCTTGGCGACCTTGGCAACGCGACAGTCAAGCCACACGATGATATTCCGAGCACGACAAACTTGAGCAAGTACGGCTTCGCCGCCGCAGACTTGGACCGCGAAATCGTCCTAGGTCCAGAGCTTCTACCCCACCTCGCACAAGAACACAAGACGATGAAGCTCCGCGACATTATCGCCACTTGCGAGCAAATCTACTGTGGCTCCATCGGGGTCGAGTACCACCACGTCTCCGACCCCACCAAACGCCAATGGCTCCGAGAGCGCATCGAAGCGTACCATACCTCGCCCCCCTCCCCTGAAGAGAAGAAGCAGATCCTCGACAACTTGATCTGGGCAACGTCCCTCGAGCACTTCCTCGCGGCAAAGTTTCCCAACGAGAAGCGATTCGGCCTAGATGGCGCAGAGGGGCTGGCTCCCGGCTTAGCCGCGCTCATTGACCGCTGCGCAGAAGGGCACGGTGTGCGGGATATCGTTATCGGAAGCTGTCACCGCGGAAGGATGAACCTTATGAGCACGGTGTATGGCAAAGACTTCGAGACGCTTTTCCGTCAGTTTGCGGGCACGGAGGCGTTTGATACGACCAAGGGGCAGACTGGGGATGTCAAGTACCACTTTGGCATGGAGGGCGAGCGGGCGACTGCTGGCGGGAAGACGGTTGGCATCTCCATGCTGCCAAATCCGTCCCACTTGGAGGCTGTTGATCCGGTTGCCCAAGGGAAGGCCAAGGCTGTACAGCATCTAAAGGACGACGTTGATCAGTCCAAGGTGATGTTCTTGGCTCTCCACGGCGACGCTGCCTTTTCTGGTCAAGGGCCTGTGTACGAGACGCTCAACCTCTCGGCCCTGAAGGGCTATGAAGTCGGCGGCACAGTCCGGATCATTGTGAATAATCAAATCGGGTTTACTACCGACTCCCCAGATTCCAGGTCAACGCCATACTGCACCGACTTGGCCAAGTACATCGAGGCCCCCATTTTCCACGTCAATGCCGATGACCCGGAAGCCGTTGTATTCATCAGCAAGCTGGCTGCGGACTGGAGAGCCGAGTTCCGTTCGGATATCGTCGTTGACGTCGTCTGCTACCGGCGGTTCGGACACAACGAGATTGACCAGGCCAGTTTCACGCAGCCTGAGATGTACAAGAGAATTGCCGAACATAGATCATTGATGGACCTCTACATTGAGAAGTTGATCAGTGAGGGCGGATTGTCTGCTGAAATGGCAGAGCAGCAGAAGACTTGGGTTTGGGAGCAGCTAGAGGAGAAGCTGGCGAGAAGCAAGCAGCCAGCTGATCGATCTCTGGATGCTACTTCGGAGCCTACTTCAGCCGCTAGCACTACTGCGTCTGCGAATGCAGTCGATGAAGCCGCACTCTCGACAATCACCAACGCAATTACCAGCGTTCCAGAAGGCTTCAACCTCCACCGCAACCTCCAACGCATCCTCGCCGCTAAGAAGCAGGCCTTCGATGACGGCACAATCGATTGGTCCACAGCCGAAGCTCTCGCCTTCGGAACCCTCCTCCGAGACGGGAAGTCCATTCGCCTCAGCGGCCAGGACGTTGAGCGAGGTACCTTTTCCCAACGCCATTCCGTTCTACACGATCAAATCACCCAGGCAGAGTACACGCCCCTGAACCACCTAGACACCCCAGGAGCAGGCACATACAGCGCAATCAACTCTCCGCTCAGCGAATTTGGCGTCCTAGGGTTCGACTACGGGTACTCACTCGCTGCGCCAGAGTCGTTAGTGGTGTGGGAGGCGCAGTTTGGCGACTTTGTGAATAACGCGCAGGTTGTTGTCGATCAGTTCATTTCTTCGGGGGAGGCGAAATGGATGCTCAAGTCTGGGCTCGTCATGTCTTTGCCGCATGGATATGACGGCCAAGGGCCAGAGCATTCTTCTGCTAGGCTGGGCAGGTTTCTGGAGCTGGGAAGCGAGGATGGGCGGGCTTGGCCCGAGGATTTGAAGAGGGCGAGGAGGGAGGGGAATGTGAGGATTGTGTGTATGACGACGCCGGCGAACTTGTTTCATGCGTTGAGGAGGCAGGTTTATTCCCCTGAGAAGAAGC CTCTGATTATTTTCTTCTCCAAGTCTCTTCTTCGACATCCCATCGCCAGGTCTCCCGTTTCTGACCTGATTGGCACATCAGCCTTCCAGCCGGTCCTCGAGGACCCGGAACACGGACGGGGTTACATCCTCCCTCGCGAAGAGATCGACCGCGTCATTCTCTGCAGTGGTCAGATCTACGCAGCACTGCACAAATATCGTGAAGCAAAGGGCATAAAGGACGTTGCCATCACGCGCATCGAAGAACTCCACCCATTCCCCTGGTCCGAGGTCAAGGAGAACCTGGAGTCGTACCCCAATGCGCAACAGATTGTGTGGTGCCAGGAGGAGCCGTACAACGGAGGCGCGTGGCAGTACATGCGGGACAGGCTCGAGACTGTGGTTGAGAATTCGGGTGTGCTTGGGGGTAAGAAGATCGTTTACGCTGGGCGGGGGACAGGGGCTGCTAGTGCTACTGGTTCCAAAAAGGTTCACCAAGCTGAGGAGACCAAGTTGCTCGAGGATGCTTTCGAAGTCTAG
- a CDS encoding dihydrolipoyllysine-residue succinyltransferase, with protein sequence MREQTFTKSIAQQSSNVKFTQRFSESLFSNQGQRLVQHHQKHPDLSSRIAGRSTTTLLSSPLPTTAKMMRSQLQAVGRLAKPSAASSRLASAARTQSTSAASKPTSTKTRSLTTATRTTSRPIVHAFPALSSQYRSFSTTRIQHGEVIITVPQMAESITEGTIASIGKQVGDRVEADEEVASIETDKIDVAVNAPEEGTIVELFVAEGDTVEVGQKLARMETGGAPAEKKEESQPEKKEEPKSESKPEPAAAPAQEQKKEPEAPKKEESKPAPAPPKPAAPQQQQQQQQKPASEVPFGATGSFSRGERTEKLPRMRKTIATKLKQSQNMTASLTCIEEVDMTNLMAWRAKNKEAVMKRYGVKLGYMGAFTKATCLAAERVPQINAAMDTEKEIITYRDYVDISIAVSAPKGLVTPVLRNVESLDIVGIERGVAELADKARKSKLAMPDLEGGNFSISNPGIFGSMFGTPVINYPQAAIFNMNGIKERVVVVDGKLEIRPMMYITVTYDHRLIEQREAEAFLGAVKGYIEDPSSLLL encoded by the exons ATGAGAGAACAAACCTTCACAAAATCGAT CGCCCAGCAAAGCTCCAACGTCAAATTTACACAACGATTTTCCGAGTCCCTTTTCTCTAACCAGGGTCAAAGACTCGTTCAACACCACCAGAAACACCCAGACTTGTCGTCGAGGATCGCCGGGCGCTCAACTACCACGCTCCTCTCCTCTCCTCTACCTACAACCGCCAAGATGATGCGCTCTCAGCTTCAAGCCGTCGGCCGCCTGGCCAAGCCCTCCGCGGCCTCTTCCAGGCTCGCATCCGCAGCTCGCACCCAGAGCACCAGCGCAGCATCAAAACCGACATCCACAAAGACGAGATCCCTCACAACCGCGACGCGCACCACCTCAAGACCGATCGTTCACGCCTTCCCCGCCCTCTCCTCCCAATACCGCTCCTTCAGCACCACCCGTATCCAGCATGGCGAGGTCATCATCACCGTCCCGCAAATGGCCGAGTCCATCACCGAGGGCACCATCGCCTCCATCGGCAAGCAGGTCGGCGACCGCGTTGAGGCCGACGAGGAAGTCGCCAGCATCGAGACGGACAAGATCGACGTCGCCGTGAACGCCCCGGAGGAGGGCACTATTGTCGAGCTCTTCGTTGCTGAGGGCGACACCGTCGAGGTCGGACAGAAGCTTGCGCGCATGGAGACGGGCGGCGCACCcgccgagaagaaggaggagtcTCAGCCGGAAAAGAAGGAAGAGCCCAAGTCCGAGAGCAAACCCGAGCCCGCCGCCGCGCCGGCCCAGGAGCAGAAGAAGGAGCCCGAGGCGcccaagaaggaggagagcAAGCCCGCGCCGGCACCACCCAAACCTGCTGCTccccaacagcagcagcaacaacaacaaaaACCCGCGTCCGAGGTTCCCTTTGGCGCGACGGGCTCATTCTCCCGCGGCGAGCGCACCGAGAAGCTGCCGCGCATGCGCAAGACCATCGCCACGAAGCTCAAGCAGTCGCAAAACATGACGGCCTCCCTGACGTGCATCGAGGAAGTCGACATGACCAACCTCATGGCTTGGCGCGCCAAGAACAAGGAGGCTGTCATGAAGCGTTACGGTGTCAAGCTCGGCTACATGGGTGCCTTCACCAAGGCGACGTGTCTCGCCGCGGAGCGCGTGCCCCAGATCAACGCCGCCATGGATACCGAGAAGGAGATCATCACGTACAGGGATTACGTTGATATCAGCATCGCTGTGTCTGCGCCTAAGGGTCTGGTTACGCCTGTGCTGCGTAACGTGGAGAGCTTGGACATCGTTGGTATTGAGCGTGGTGTTGCTGAGCTGGCCGACAAG GCCCGCAAGAGCAAGCTCGCTATGCCCGACCTCGAGGGCGGCAACTTCTCCATCAGCAACCCCGGCATCTTTGGCTCCATGTTCGGAACCCCCGTCATCAACTACCCCCAGGCAGCCATCTTCAACATGAACGGCATCAAGGAGcgcgtcgtcgtcgttgaCGGCAAGCTCGAGATCCGCCCCATGATGTACATTACCGTCACCTACGACCACCGCCTCATTGAGCAGCGCGAGGCCGAGGCCTTCCTTGGCGCCGTCAAGGGTTACATCGAGGACCCCTCCAGCCTTCTTCTCTAA
- a CDS encoding protein tyrosine phosphatase-like protein translates to MATKDSQQSGSSPRVAYLTLYNTLFAALWASILFTVISTATSHGKLAVYAAAEPRSRWVQTLTLIEVVHSAVGLVKSPVGTTALQVVARTIIVWMVCYSFPATTASSTAYLTLLLSWATADSIRYAYLALNLHGKASDALVWVRYTMFYPLYPIGIASEFWLLYLAVEPASRISALIPPLFYFCLLLYIPGSYTMYTYMIKQRKKTLAKTKKTQ, encoded by the exons ATGGCTACCAAAGATTCACAACAAAGCGGCAGCAGCCCGAGAGTCGCATACCTAACACTCTACAACACACTCTTCGCAGCACTATGGGCCTCAATCCTCTTCACCGTCATCTCCACCGCCACTTCCCATGGTAAACTCGCCGTCTATGCTGCAGCAGAACCTCGCTCGCGATGGGTGCAGACACTCACTCTCATTGAAGTGGTCCACTCAGCCGTGG GCCTCGTCAAATCCCCCGTAGGCACAACAGCCCTCCAAGTAGTCGCCCGCACAATCATAGTCTGGATGGTCTGCTACAGCTTCCCCGCCACCACAGCCTCCTCAACAGCCTACCTAACCCTCCTGCTGTCCTGGGCGACGGCTGATTCCATTCGCTACGCCTACCTGGCTCTGAACCTCCACGGCAAGGCGTCTGATGCGCTCGTCTGGGTGCG GTACACCATGTTCTACCCCCTATACCCAATCGGCATCGCCTCGGAATTCTGGCTCCTCTACCTCGCCGTCGAACCCGCTTCGCGCATCAGCGCTCTCATCCCGCCTCTGTTCTACTTTTGCTTGCTGTTGTATATCCCCG GCTCTTACACCATGTACACTTACATGATCAAGCAGCGCAAGAAGACTCTCGCAAAGACGAAGAAGACGCAGTAG